One Helianthus annuus cultivar XRQ/B chromosome 12, HanXRQr2.0-SUNRISE, whole genome shotgun sequence genomic region harbors:
- the LOC110892676 gene encoding WD repeat-containing protein 87-like — translation MKIEDYNWWKNRFEGWIKAFAPESWLKLKYGYTEPVKEGGELVNEKEFTEIDVKNIVAENKMITLLKQSEDYYKKAIYHQKKFEPPRLKQPEEKSRALAVIHDDEGYDWSQDLPEEDAVGYAFVANVDHDRWWRRDYARWEIEKFRESFKEATFNTRRLSDKEYLPDLLNKIKEICEASLPKVVEMKKRKEEELKKMVEEVKVLVKNDAEGEQKIEEKQKEEEEEEKKKKEEDQTEKPVLKETE, via the exons ATGAAGATTGAagattataactggtggaaaaatCGGTTTGAGGGTTGGATAAAAGCGTTTGCTCCTGAAAGTTGGTTAAAATTAAAATATGGATATACAGAACCAGTAAAAGAGGGAGGAGAGTTAGTAAATGAAAAAGAGTTCACAGAAATAGATGTTAAAAATATTGTTGCTGAAAACAAAATGATTACATTGTTAaaacagtca gaagattattacaagaaagcaatttatcatcagaaaAAATTTGAACCTCCTAGATTGAAGCAGCctgaagaaaaatcaagagctctggcagttattcatgacgatgaaggctATGACTGGAGTCAAGATCTCCCTGAAGAAGATGCAGTTGGATATGCATTTGTAGCTAATGTTGATCATGACAGATGGTGGAGAAGAGATTATGCGAGATGGGAAATTGAAAAATTCAGAGAATCATTCAAAGAA gctactttcaacacaagaaggttATCTGATAAAGAATATTTGCCGGATTTGTTGAATAAGATAAAAGAAATTTGTGAAGCGAGTCTACCaaaggtggtagaaatgaagaaaaggaaagaagaagagttgaaaaAGATGGTAGAAGAGGTGAAGGTTCTGGTAAAGAATGATGCTGAAGGAGAGCAGAAGATTGAAGAAAAacagaaagaagaagaagaagaagagaagaagaagaaagaggaAGATCAGACAGAAAAACCGGTGCTAAAAGAGACTGAGTAA